In the Hippoglossus stenolepis isolate QCI-W04-F060 chromosome 14, HSTE1.2, whole genome shotgun sequence genome, one interval contains:
- the timm44 gene encoding mitochondrial import inner membrane translocase subunit TIM44, which yields MEGHHRKEVTCTTFKMATPLCRCYQMCARRGVLALPSSFLLLHNRPSVFRIHGFLTNSSQVPLQVRCLSGERGGGRKGFFGGFLDNLKQELNKNKEMKDNIQKFRDEAKKLEESDALKQARRKYQTIESETVKTSEVFRKKLGNISETVKEGFEEVSRTEIGKKIMEGVEEAAKQAKTSAESVSKSGEMLGKTSAFRAISQGMESVKKEIDDLGHTGPYRPPARLRKRSEFSSKGGGDDSKVFEANEEAMGVVLHKDSKWYQQWKEFKDNNMVFNRFFEMKMKYDESDNALIRASRAVTDKMTDIIGGLFSKTEMSEVLTEILKADPSFDKDSFLKQCERDIIPNILEAMIRGELEVLKDWCYEATYSQLAHPIQQAKAMGLHFHSKILDIDNIDLAMGKMMDQGPVLIITFQAQLVMVIRNTKGDVIEGDPDKVLRMMYVWALCRDQEELNPYAAWRLLDISASSTEQIL from the exons ATGGAAGGTCACCACCGGAAAGAGGTCACATGCACTACATTCAAGATGGCGACCCCCTTGTGTCGGTGCTACCAG ATGTGTGCCAGAAGAGGAGTGCTGGCGTTaccttcctccttcctgctaCTTCACAACAGACCCAGTGTCTTCAGGATACACGGGTTCCTCACAAACTCCTCACAG GTGCCTCTGCAAGTAAGATGTTTGTCGGGGGAGAGAGGTGGTGGcagaaaaggtttttttgggggatttctgGACAACTTGAAGCAAGAGCTAAATAAGAACAAGGAAATGAAAGACAACATCCAGAAGTTCCGGGATGAGGCCAAAAAGCTGGAGGAGTCGGACGCATTGAAACAAGCTCGCAGGAAATAT CAAACTATTGAGTCTGAAACGGTTAAAACATCTGAGGTTTTCAGGAAGAAGTTGGGAAACATCTCTGAGACCGTTAAAGAG GGGTTCGAAGAGGTCAGTCGAACAGAAATTGGGAAGAAAATCATGGAGGGAGTGGAAGAAGCAGCCAAACAGGCTAAGACGTCTGCAGAGTCCGTCTCTAAGAGTGGAGAGATGTTGGGGAAGACGAGTGCATTCAGAGCCATATCTCAG GGCATGGAGAGTGTCAAGAAAGAGATCGATGACCTGGGTCACACTGGCCCTTATCGGCCTCCTGCCAGACTCCGCAAGAGAAGTGAGTTCTCCTCCAAGGGGGGAGGGGATGACAGCAAGGTCTTCGAAGCCAACGA gGAAGCTATGGGTGTGGTGCTGCACAAGGACTCAAAATGGtaccaacagtggaaggaattcaaagacaacaacatgGTCTTCAACA GATTCTttgagatgaagatgaagtacGATGAGAGCGACAACGCCTTAATCAGAGCTTCTCGTGCTGTCACCGACAAAATGACCGACATCATAG GCGGGCTATTTTCAAAGACAGAGATGTCTGAGGTTCTAACAGAGATTTTAAAGGCGGATCCTTCATTTGACAAAGATTCCTTCCTCAAGCAGTGTGAACGAGATATCATCCCCAATATACTGGAG GCGATGATCAGAGGGGAGCTGGAGGTACTGAAGGACTGGTGTTATGAAGCG ACATACAGTCAGCTGGCACACCCAATCCAACAAGCCAAGGCCATGGGGCTTCATTTCCACTCCAAGATCCTGGATATTGACAACATTGAT TTGGCCATGGGGAAGATGATGGACCAGGGTCCAGTATTGATTATCACCTTCCAGGCTCAGTTAGTCATGGTGATCCGAAACACTAAAGGAGATGTTATAGAGGGAGACCCT GACAAAGTGCTCAGGATGATGTATGTGTGGGCTCTGTGTCGAGACCAGGAGGAGCTCAACCCGTACGCTGCCTGGAGACTACTTGACATCTCCGCATCGAGCACTGAACAGATCCTCTAA